In Eleutherodactylus coqui strain aEleCoq1 chromosome 4, aEleCoq1.hap1, whole genome shotgun sequence, the following are encoded in one genomic region:
- the U2AF1 gene encoding splicing factor U2AF 35 kDa subunit isoform X2, whose translation MQEHYDEFFEEVFTEMEEKYGEVEEMNVCDNLGDHLVGNVYVKFRREEDAEKAVKDLNNRWFNGQPIHAELSPVTDFREACCRQYEMGECTRGGFCNFMHLKPISRELRRELYGRRRKKHRSRSRSRERRSRSRDRGRGGGGGGGGGGGGGGGGGGGGGGGGGRDRDRRRSRDRERSGRF comes from the exons ATGCAGGAACACTATGACGAATTCTTTGAG GAAGTCTTCACAGAGATGGAGGAGAAATACGGAGAAGTGGAAGAGATGAATGTCTGTGATAATCTGGGAGACCATTTAGTGGGGAACGTCTATGTGAAG TTTCGGCGAGAGGAAGATGCAGAGAAAGCTGTGAAGGATCTGAATAACCGTTGGTTTAATGGTCAGCCAATCCATGCAGAACTGTCTCCGGTTACCGATTTCCGGGAGGCTTGTTGTCGACAGTATGAGATGGG GGAATGTACACGTGGGGGCTTCTGTAACTTTATGCATCTAAAGCCAATCTCTCGGGAGCTGCGGAGAGAACTATACGGCCGACGCAGGAAGAA GCACCGCTCCCGCTCCAGATCACGTGAACGCCGCTCTCGTTCTAGAGACCGCGGccgaggtggtggtggtggtggtggaggaggaggaggaggtggtggtggcggcggtggtggtggtggaggaggaggaggacgtgaCAGAGATCGACGGAGGTCCAGAGACCGGGAGAGGTCGGGACGTTTCTAA